One genomic window of Scatophagus argus isolate fScaArg1 chromosome 16, fScaArg1.pri, whole genome shotgun sequence includes the following:
- the vasnb gene encoding vasorin b produces the protein MERERVYTMKVFLTPLMPFLLFLIFPDGILSSDCPKDCTCSTPESIFCFLRRSSTIPKGVPPSTKSLFLFSNGIEGLTSEDFDGMENLEMLDLSQNKLTELPERVFEHLTSLRNLDLSSNQITHISEECFQGMALLERLYLYSNNIETIHPAAFNGLEHLLELKLQGNQLTSLPALRMPELLLLDLRFNALPTLGPSDLQTPNLESLKLGSVGLTSLNKELIGSLKNLHELDISGNQLESFPSVLKETSGLIHLSLAGNPIGPLKIQDLQNLGDLQELDISSLSLQGLPEEFSQLLPHLRKLTVAENPFNCLCTLAWFPRWLRAQSITLERTEETRCHFPPINAGKVLERLEHRDFGCPTTTTVTTSTIKTTTTLPVPVTTIPSTTRAIPVPKASDNPIDKVDDSPLPPVPASPSSSSMDSDKEQHFCPSQTCLNGGTCRLDEHGQVECTCPQGTSGMYCEIQTHHPPSPPEAEVPMATAIVDAPDISSHQATATSILLDLHRYIQMRPYIRGIRLTYRNLSGPDRRPIQLNLPASFPEYRLRGLKPNSTYTVCASPLGAPSGIDRVCTEAQTVAESIRVHGAQFDDQRLTTVLVPAIAILLLLVLIAIAVGVVCYLRRKRTKGHLDLDCEPSQLELDGVKAGLDNGALPQKQPQLMIPEPAVQNSNLECEVLLLQDHCTSNNNTSSHKPSYF, from the coding sequence atggagagagagagagtctacACCATGAAGGTCTTTCTCACTCCACTGATGCCCTTTCTGCTCTTCCTCATCTTTCCTGATGGCATCTTGTCCAGCGACTGCCCAAAGGACTGCACCTGTTCCACACCAGAATCcattttttgtttcctgagACGCTCCTCTACCATTCCCAAAGGAGTGCCCCCATCCACAAAAagcctcttcctcttttccaaTGGCATTGAGGGCTTGACAAGTGAGGACTTTGATGGTATGGAGAACCTGGAAATGCTGGAcctcagtcaaaacaaactgactgaactTCCTGAAAGGGTGTTTGAACATTTGACCTCTCTGAGAAACCTGGACTTGTCATCCAACCAGATCACCCACATTTCAGAGGAATGTTTCCAGGGTATGGCACTGCTTGAACGCCTTTATTTGTATAGTAATAATATTGAAACAATTCACCCTGCAGCCTTTAATGGTTTGGAGCACCTGCTGGAACTCAAACTACAGGGCAACCAGTTGACGTCCTTGCCTGCTCTCAGAATGCCCGAACTCCTGCTACTGGACCTTCGCTTTAATGCCCTACCCACCTTGGGCCCTTCAGACCTCCAGACCCCAAATCTGGAATCACTTAAATTGGGCAGTGTGGGGCTCACCAGCCTGAATAAAGAGCTCATAGGCAGTCTAAAGAACCTCCATGAACTGGACATCTCTGGAAACCAACTTGAGTCCTTCCCCTCAGTCCTCAAGGAGACCTCGGGGCTGATTCACCTTAGCCTGGCTGGGAACCCAATTGGTCCTCTAAAGATTCAGGACCTTCAGAACCTTGGAGACCTGCAAGAGTTAGACATTAGCAGCCTCAGTCTGCAGGGCCTTCCTGAAGAGTTCTCCCAGCTCTTACCCCACCTAAGAAAGCTCACAGTAGCAGAGAACCCCTTCAATTGCCTCTGTACCTTAGCGTGGTTCCCAAGATGGCTGAGAGCCCAGAGCATAACGCtggagagaacagaggagaccCGCTGTCATTTCCCTCCTATCAATGCTGGAAAGGTACTGGAAAGATTGGAGCACAGGGATTTTGGCTGTCCTACCACAACTACAGTCACCACTAGTACTATCAAAACTACTACAACCCTGCCAGTTCCTGTCACAACCATCCCAAGTACTACTAGGGCTATTCCAGTCCCCAAGGCCAGTGACAACCCAATTGACAAAGTTGATGACTCTCCCCTGCCTCCTGTCCCTGCatctcccagcagcagcagcatggatTCAGACAAGGAGCAGCATTTCTGCCCCTCTCAAACCTGTCTGAATGGCGGCACTTGCCGTTTGGACGAGCATGGTCAGGTAGAGTGTACCTGTCCACAAGGCACCTCCGGCATGTATTGTGAAATCCAAACTCATCACCCGCCTTCACCACCTGAAGCTGAAGTCCCTATGGCAACTGCCATTGTAGATGCTCCAGACATCAGCTCACATCAAGCAACTGCAACCTCAATCCTGTTGGATCTCCACCGCTACATTCAAATGCGGCCTTACATCCGGGGAATCCGCCTAACCTATCGTAATCTCTCTGGGCCAGACCGCAGGCCAATTCAACTCAACCTGCCAGCATCCTTTCCAGAGTATAGACTCAGAGGCCTGAAGCCCAACTCCACTTACACTGTGTGTGCCAGTCCGCTAGGAGCGCCTAGTGGCATAGACCGTGTCTGTACTGAGGCCCAAACAGTCGCTGAAAGCATCAGGGTCCATGGTGCACAGTTTGATGACCAAAGGTTGACCACTGTGCTGGTGCCTGCAATTGCCATCTTGCTACTGCTGGTACTGATAGCAATAGCAGTGGGAGTGGTATGCTATCTTCGCAGGAAGAGAACCAAGGGCCACCTGGACCTAGACTGTGAGCCCTCTCAGCTAGAGTTGGATGGAGTTAAAGCTGGTTTGGACAATGGGGCACTGCCTCAAAAACAGCCCCAACTTATGATCCCTGAACCTGCTGTTCAGAATAGCAATCTGGAATGTGAGGTGTTGCTACTACAGGATCACTGCACATCAAATAACAATACATCTTCACATAAGCCTTCTTACTTTTGA